Within Triticum dicoccoides isolate Atlit2015 ecotype Zavitan chromosome 1B, WEW_v2.0, whole genome shotgun sequence, the genomic segment TTCCAGATAGACACTGTCACAATGGGATACTGGAGTACTAGAGTGATTATTACGACAGTAAAATGGGAAAGATAAATCCTAACATTTGATAACTAGCTTGGCTCTCCTTATCCTTATTGCATACCACAGAATGTACACAGGTTTTAAACTGAAAGGCTATTTAACAGTAGATGGTAAAATGTGTGTCCATCAAAATGCAGCCAGCTAACATTGAATTAAGGTTTGCATAAGTTTGGAAGCAGGAAATAAGCAATTTAAGCTATAGTCCAGTGTGCTCTGTTTTCACCATTTAATAGAAGGACATACCATCCAACATTCTAATTTGGACCAATTTAGTTGATATATGCAACTTCTTCAAGCTACATTTTTCCCCTTTGATGATAAATATGTCTCGAACTTATAAATTTAGGCTCTGAGCATTCTGAAACGACACTTATTTATGGACATGAAGTGTCTCTCATATCACTTGAATAAAGAGTTATGGAACCATGTCCTCGCAGGGGGTGTATCTCACATCTATCTATAAACATTTAGTATCTCAAATTGTCACGCATCACTGAAAATTTCTTTGGCAGCATGGAAACAAAATAACTTCAAGCTAGACTCTGACCGCGATGTATTATGGCTCACTAGAGAAACCCTGCCCAGCTACAATTTGAAGCAACAAGATGATATTTAATGAGCTTGCAATGTGATACATTATAACAGCGCTTACAAGGTACATGGTCATGATTAAAAAAAAGCCAATTATGATGACAAGAGAAGCCCCATAAAAAAGAGTGAAACTGCTTAAGTGCCCAAAGCAAGACTAGCATCCCACCAGTGAAAGCTTAATGCAATCAAGTAACAATAATTCAGTAGCGATGCTAGTTTTAATTTACATCAACGTTTATACAACCGTTCAGTCCTACACGATTTGCAGGTAAAACTCAGTAGACGAGTTAGGTACATCTCTTTCACACATACCTGCATAAATTCGTAGCGCTCCCTTCCAATAGATTCATTCTCAGCAATGGAAAAATATGCCAACATCGGGTAGTGTCCAATGTAAGATGCATAGCTGTCTCTTTGGATGTTTACAGCCCATTCACTGCAATACAAAGACATGTTAATGGTTCATATCCTATCAGACCATGCCAATCAAGAATAATTCTTACCATTTAGCTACCTAATGTAACATTTCTAATACAAAAGATGAGATGCTTACAATCTGGTCAGGTCAGCATGCCCTGTTCCGACGTATTTGGCTTGGAGATGCTCAAGTTGAGAATTGATGTTGAACCTGTCactagccttttaaaaaaatgtGATACGTGTTAGAACTTACAGGCGATTCAGTTGTAAAAGGATGTTACTAAAGCGACAGTATATTGGAAGAATATGAAGTAGTTGAAAACTTTAAGCTGAAGCAAGATAAAAGAAGACAAGAGACGAATTGAGGATCTGGTGATATTAACAAAATATAATCAAAATAAGAAAATTTAAAAAGTAAGCATCATGATAGTGCAATTCAAAACATAGAACAACATGTGAGCTCTAAGACTGGCACTGTGACTACTTTAAGCTAACCATCAACACAGCACGAAAGGTAAATGCAGCAGCAAGTGCTTTGGATATTAAGAGCATACAGCACAGGTTTTAAGTTTATCAATCATTTTAGTTAGCCGACAAGAATAAATCGACCCAAAAAATGTTCTGATGGATTTGGTCAGGGATTAAGCAACACCGTCAGAATATATTGGAGAGAATAAGCAACACAGAGAGATTGATCAGGGACTGCTGACCTGCATGGTGGCCGACGAGTATGGCCCTGGCCCTGGCCCTGGATGGGAGAGCCGGGGACCCCGGAATCAGATCTGCGGGCGCCGCGAGTAGAGATCGACCGCGGTGGTgttcgaggaggaggaggggggcggggaggcggcggagatccgGGAGGGTCTCCGGGGTGCAAGACGTCGACGGCGAGGGAAGGCGCCGGCGGGTGCTCGCGGAGACGAGAGGTGGTCGATTCTGGCGACGGGAAATCTCGAAACCCTAGCTGGGCTCTGCTCGTCTGGTCGGGGCGCACTGGAGGAGGAGAAGGCAGCTTGTCTGCCGGTGGGACCGGTCATAGAGACCAGCACAGTAGTAGTAGGAATCGCCTACGGGCGACGCCTAGCGGGCCACCCCATTTATCTGCACACCCGTCCACTGTTCGCTCTATGGGTTCCGTCTGGtttcttttttttcgttttttttctcTTCGGGGGTTTTTTCgccgtttttctttttttctcttcttttattTTATGCTTCGGtattattttttcaaatttttattttagttttttatttCTTCTACTGTGTACTTTAGTTTTCTTCAGGTTTTTTGGAATCTTTGTTTCCCTTTTTGTTTCCTTTGTCGGTTTTCATATATTTGTTTTTTCAATGCATGTCTATTTTTTATATCTGCAGTACATTTTTCATATGTATTTACAACATTTGTTTTATATCCATTTAATTTTTTCCAAATACATGTTTAAAACTTTTTACAAATAAACATTATTTTCAAAAACGTGTCAAAAAATAAATACATGTTGAAACATATCTCTAATGATAAAAAAATCTTTTTAACTATGCAAAAAATCTGTACATTgtagaaacattttttgaaaatgccaCAAACACATTTTTGAAACGTGTGAAGATTTTTTTAAGTTAATGTAACGTACATTTTTTGAATGTacgaaacattttattgaattacaCTAACATTTTTTTTACATTTGTATAAACTTTTTAAAAATGTCATGTACAAATCTATATGCAAATGTGCAACATTTTATTGTGCCGCCACGCAGTCCTCACCTCCGCAGACGAGCACAACACACGATATGTCATGTATCAGGCATGGCCTTTAGTCGTGTGTCTGGTCGGGTGCGTTACATGTCGGGCACGCGTGCTCATGGGCCGGCCCGCGAAAAATGGCTCGTTTGACCAGGTATAGTTGTACATAGGAGCGGTTCTAGTAGAGTCGCCCTATCAAACCGATCATCATAATAACCATTGGTATATTGATTGAAAAAGTTGGTATATCACAATCACAATCCCATGCTCCACTATCATATGAACATGATTGA encodes:
- the LOC119349087 gene encoding uncharacterized protein At4g14342 → MQASDRFNINSQLEHLQAKYVGTGHADLTRFEWAVNIQRDSYASYIGHYPMLAYFSIAENESIGRERYEFMQKMLLPCGLPPERDED